A part of Candidatus Zixiibacteriota bacterium genomic DNA contains:
- a CDS encoding tetratricopeptide repeat protein → MYRTRGRVLFTVNLLAVGGPNYGPQVTAFGYIGGGEASPEAASDLKVPWHDAVEGQSELSLLSWHTRLSDFTGRDKQMKELDDWAASDPAVRMKFVTGRQQDEGGVGKSRLAAEFAESLKGKGWAAGFVDLRKSQTFPMNKAGTLLIVDYPEENRNAVRELFCDLAGMDKSQRVRVLFLSRQPLESWLPIIEDSGADDIHDPIPTIVERMSPADAHKLFLSAQEKAAELRGSNPPPLSEEILAEWLRHQKENDRALFVLAAAVYTAIYPDDHVVQYSGPIVVDALVKRELKRLRNIARGAGLEDELGFARLLAMATLADELPLKQIKELVKNPDLQLGFAEDTNVKLTLKYTGVLSDDIALALQPDIVAAAFVVKVLAEDQEIAPELIWAALENDLEGGLDRFARLSYDAEIALGILDDRLSKWLPDAVAGNPDRCELIQPFVNREFLHIGLIDTAIAVWKTLLENADDDRGRAGLLVNLSVFQSRAGDNQSALATIREGVEVWRRLVARSRSEFEDGLATALNSLSNSLSDDGVHEEAMAVIREAIAICRRLAKSDPERHGPHLALVLANLSALQSRQGFSTKALSTGRDALKIYRLLSKNDAVSYERYLAGCLVNISIYLRADNKWAEALRTVEEAVDILRRLAVASPARYESSMPAGLYAFADCLTHFGRNEEVRLVIEEILDVQRRLANSNPARYEPDLASSLSNLSKHLCALNEWTQALGASREGTKIYRRLAEADSECYEPRVAWSLGMEGNVLDSMGRPLEAAEAYREGLDLVRPHANNAPNGFPAKCLKELLSDLRRVEGRLSESK, encoded by the coding sequence ATGTACCGTACAAGGGGTAGAGTATTGTTTACTGTCAATCTGCTTGCCGTAGGAGGACCAAACTACGGACCCCAAGTAACCGCTTTCGGTTATATTGGTGGCGGTGAGGCGTCTCCTGAGGCTGCCTCCGATCTGAAAGTCCCGTGGCATGATGCTGTGGAGGGTCAGTCTGAGCTCTCCTTGCTTAGTTGGCACACGCGTCTATCCGACTTCACCGGTCGGGACAAGCAGATGAAAGAACTGGATGATTGGGCCGCAAGCGATCCGGCGGTTCGTATGAAATTTGTAACCGGTCGTCAGCAGGACGAAGGCGGCGTGGGCAAGAGCCGATTGGCGGCCGAGTTTGCGGAATCGCTAAAAGGGAAGGGGTGGGCAGCCGGCTTTGTTGACCTTCGCAAGTCACAGACCTTCCCCATGAACAAAGCGGGCACTCTCTTGATTGTGGACTATCCCGAAGAGAACCGAAACGCCGTCAGAGAGCTATTCTGTGATCTGGCCGGGATGGACAAGAGCCAACGCGTACGTGTACTTTTCCTCTCCCGCCAGCCGTTGGAGAGCTGGCTGCCAATCATAGAGGATAGCGGAGCGGATGACATACACGATCCAATTCCGACGATTGTGGAACGAATGTCCCCCGCCGACGCCCACAAGCTGTTTCTTAGTGCGCAGGAAAAAGCCGCTGAGTTGCGCGGTAGCAATCCGCCACCGTTGTCCGAGGAGATTCTGGCCGAATGGCTGAGACATCAGAAAGAGAATGATCGCGCCCTGTTTGTTCTGGCTGCTGCGGTCTACACTGCTATCTATCCCGACGACCACGTGGTGCAGTATTCCGGTCCAATCGTTGTCGATGCGCTGGTCAAACGTGAGCTTAAGCGTCTGCGCAATATAGCCAGGGGCGCTGGGTTGGAAGATGAACTTGGTTTTGCGCGGTTGCTTGCTATGGCGACTCTTGCTGATGAATTGCCTTTGAAACAGATCAAGGAGTTGGTAAAGAATCCCGACCTGCAGCTCGGCTTTGCTGAAGATACGAATGTCAAGCTTACGCTAAAATATACCGGAGTGCTCAGTGATGATATTGCTTTGGCACTTCAACCGGACATCGTCGCGGCGGCGTTTGTGGTCAAGGTTCTTGCCGAGGATCAAGAGATCGCTCCGGAACTCATCTGGGCGGCATTAGAGAATGACCTTGAGGGTGGTTTGGATCGTTTTGCTCGGCTGAGCTATGATGCCGAAATCGCCCTTGGCATTCTCGACGATCGTCTGAGCAAATGGCTACCTGATGCAGTCGCCGGGAATCCCGATCGATGCGAGTTGATTCAGCCGTTTGTGAATAGGGAGTTTCTTCACATTGGTCTTATCGACACAGCTATCGCAGTATGGAAGACGCTTCTGGAGAACGCAGACGATGATCGCGGACGAGCAGGCCTACTCGTCAATCTCTCGGTGTTTCAGTCACGGGCTGGCGACAATCAGAGTGCGCTGGCAACGATAAGGGAGGGAGTAGAGGTCTGGCGTCGCTTGGTAGCAAGGAGCCGAAGTGAGTTCGAAGACGGCTTGGCGACAGCATTGAATAGCCTCTCTAATTCCTTGAGTGACGATGGTGTTCACGAGGAAGCTATGGCGGTGATAAGGGAGGCAATTGCAATCTGTCGTCGTCTTGCCAAATCGGACCCTGAGCGCCACGGACCGCACTTGGCACTAGTCCTAGCCAACCTGTCTGCCCTCCAAAGCAGGCAAGGGTTTAGTACTAAGGCACTGAGTACAGGTAGAGACGCTCTGAAGATATATCGTCTTCTTTCCAAGAATGATGCGGTCTCGTATGAACGATACTTGGCCGGATGTCTTGTCAATATCTCAATTTACCTTCGCGCAGACAACAAGTGGGCCGAAGCGTTGCGAACGGTAGAGGAGGCAGTGGATATCTTGCGTCGCCTGGCTGTAGCAAGTCCGGCACGCTACGAATCCAGCATGCCCGCGGGACTCTACGCCTTCGCGGATTGCCTCACACACTTTGGCCGCAACGAAGAGGTACGGCTAGTGATTGAGGAGATTCTTGATGTGCAGCGTCGGCTTGCCAATTCAAACCCGGCGCGCTATGAACCGGACTTGGCGAGCAGCCTAAGCAACCTCTCGAAGCATCTGTGTGCACTCAATGAATGGACTCAGGCACTGGGTGCGAGCAGGGAGGGCACGAAGATCTATCGTCGTCTCGCTGAGGCAGACTCGGAGTGCTATGAGCCACGCGTGGCCTGGAGTCTTGGTATGGAAGGAAACGTACTTGACTCAATGGGGCGTCCGTTAGAAGCGGCAGAAGCATACCGAGAGGGGCTTGATCTAGTAAGGCCTCATGCGAATAATGCTCCCAACGGTTTCCCTGCAAAGTGCTTGAAGGAACTCCTGTCAGACTTGCGGCGTGTCGAAGGAAGGCTGAGCGAGAGCAAGTAG